In a single window of the Synechococcus sp. WH 8016 genome:
- a CDS encoding peptidylprolyl isomerase: MAKFSIHKSIHQSPQASLAMTNTGSLIKTIPEKIVAMLQRHNMLATLVKREIMANALSSVTIHPDESKKLLSRYCKQLKIKSSESLVSHIKSKGITEADLSWQLELLLRIKIYSLATFGAKAEQRFLERKDSLDLVTYSLLRLDSQYLARELYLQIEEEENDFADLAAKHSSGPEKHKNGQIGPISLTKAHPILAEKLRTHEPGALIEPFKIQNWWLVVRLDDYKQASFNDQIKQKMCTELFEKWAEEETTSILSSHQAHSSTASPT, translated from the coding sequence GTGGCAAAATTTAGTATTCACAAATCCATTCACCAATCACCTCAAGCATCACTAGCAATGACGAACACGGGCTCTTTAATCAAAACGATTCCCGAGAAAATCGTTGCCATGCTTCAACGCCACAATATGTTGGCAACGTTAGTCAAACGAGAAATCATGGCTAATGCGCTGTCAAGCGTAACCATCCACCCTGATGAAAGCAAAAAATTATTGAGCAGATACTGCAAACAATTAAAAATCAAAAGCAGTGAATCACTGGTTAGTCACATCAAAAGCAAGGGGATTACAGAAGCAGATTTATCATGGCAGCTAGAACTTTTGCTCAGAATTAAAATATACAGTTTGGCAACATTTGGTGCCAAAGCTGAACAACGATTCCTGGAAAGAAAGGATAGCCTTGATTTAGTAACCTATAGCCTTCTACGCCTTGACAGCCAGTATCTCGCTCGTGAGCTGTATTTACAAATTGAAGAAGAAGAAAACGACTTCGCAGACTTGGCCGCAAAACACTCATCGGGTCCCGAAAAGCATAAGAATGGCCAAATCGGTCCTATATCGCTAACCAAGGCACACCCAATTCTTGCAGAAAAGCTCCGAACCCATGAACCAGGGGCATTGATTGAACCCTTCAAAATTCAAAACTGGTGGCTTGTAGTTAGACTTGACGATTACAAACAAGCAAGCTTTAATGACCAGATAAAACAGAAAATGTGTACAGAGCTTTTTGAAAAGTGGGCAGAAGAAGAGACAACCAGTATTTTGTCAAGCCATCAAGCTCACAGTTCAACCGCATCGCCCACCTGA
- a CDS encoding peptidase domain-containing ABC transporter: MSTIKANYLKKHPAFQGLSDDAIEQLSKASELLSFEAGQPICKRSLIPNQIIIIIEGSARLLIGEDGKPQTLKKLGVNDIVGLASILQTSGCEEVAACEILHGIAISDSKIVQLIEEEPTFRQWCQSNLFAAELYSILQLVLKSDTLNGRLSKQSFILAKEAAITIKPIPEELKNAITNDRKVFVGSANTINRTLGEELFINDGWPAVRGPIPLRLISITTKVHQSLIGEGNVASIVHQTHSSDHVHIANSQLAAAPVASGLNLEGSNNIESFEMIMADGMMEEISACFKMLSKLMKLPYRRDSIDKMLRDSMRRGQTPNLQQLGQLAATMGLHVMGSRVKAEYGNRLQVPALVSYKTGFALAVTSNANGLRLASPRKGWVQVTVDQLESEFPAGIELLLVDRTNATPEQRFNFGWFLPAIKRHRNVLIQVLLASFVVQLFSLANPLLIQIIIDKVINQRSLDTLQVLGLALVVVTVLEGLLSTLRTFLFTETTNRIDLRLGSEVIDHLLRLPLGYFDRRPVGELGTRIGEMEKIRNFLTGQALTTVIDAAFSVIYIIVMALYSWLLTLVALAVIPIQVFITVLGAPLFRRQYRQAAQENAKTQSHLVEVLTGIQTVKAQNVEVVSRWKWQEMYHTYINRTFEKKITGTLLSQTSQVLQKLSQLLVLWVGATLVLQGDLSLGQLIAFRIISGYVTQPILRLSNIWQSIQELKVSFERLADVVDTPQESNEEDQKKIPLPPINGSVRFENLDFRFGPAKPLILKNINLDIRQGMFVGVVGQSGSGKSTLMKLLPRLYSPENGRILIDGYDIDKTELYSLRRQIGIVPQDPLLFSGSVSDNIALTDPEASSDEIVQAAQLACAHEFIMELPTGYSTDVGERGGALSGGQRQRIAIARTLLSNPKLLVMDEATSALDYDTERRVCERLRSSLIHSTVFFITHRLSTIRRADLIVMMHQGVVVEQGTHDELIDLRGRYYALYCQQEKN, encoded by the coding sequence ATGTCGACAATCAAAGCTAATTACCTCAAAAAGCATCCAGCTTTTCAAGGACTAAGTGATGACGCAATAGAACAGTTATCTAAAGCAAGTGAACTCTTATCATTTGAAGCAGGGCAACCAATTTGCAAAAGAAGTTTAATACCAAATCAAATTATTATTATTATAGAAGGTAGCGCGAGATTACTGATTGGAGAAGATGGAAAGCCTCAAACTCTTAAGAAACTAGGAGTTAATGATATAGTTGGTCTTGCATCTATTCTTCAAACATCAGGTTGCGAAGAAGTTGCGGCGTGCGAAATTCTGCACGGCATTGCAATTTCGGACAGCAAAATCGTACAATTAATCGAGGAAGAGCCAACATTTAGGCAGTGGTGCCAGTCTAACTTATTCGCAGCAGAGCTTTACTCAATTCTCCAACTTGTACTAAAAAGCGACACACTTAATGGAAGGCTCTCGAAGCAATCGTTCATCCTAGCCAAAGAGGCAGCCATAACAATAAAACCTATACCAGAAGAATTAAAAAACGCCATTACGAATGATAGGAAAGTATTTGTAGGTAGCGCTAACACTATAAACAGAACTTTAGGAGAAGAACTTTTCATCAATGATGGCTGGCCAGCAGTACGCGGACCAATTCCTCTTCGATTAATCTCCATAACAACGAAAGTGCATCAATCGTTGATTGGGGAAGGCAATGTCGCCTCAATTGTTCATCAAACTCATTCAAGCGATCATGTTCATATTGCAAATTCACAATTAGCTGCTGCTCCAGTAGCAAGCGGTTTAAATCTTGAAGGAAGCAATAACATTGAGTCGTTCGAGATGATAATGGCCGATGGAATGATGGAAGAGATTTCGGCATGCTTTAAAATGCTAAGTAAGCTAATGAAACTTCCGTATCGTCGTGACAGTATTGATAAAATGCTGCGCGATTCAATGCGACGAGGTCAAACACCAAACTTACAGCAATTAGGACAATTAGCAGCAACGATGGGGTTACACGTGATGGGCTCACGGGTCAAAGCTGAATATGGGAACCGTCTACAAGTACCAGCGCTAGTCAGTTACAAAACTGGATTCGCATTAGCTGTAACCAGTAATGCCAATGGATTACGACTTGCAAGTCCTAGAAAAGGGTGGGTACAGGTCACAGTTGATCAGCTCGAATCAGAATTCCCTGCTGGAATCGAATTGTTATTAGTGGATCGTACCAATGCAACCCCAGAACAACGATTTAACTTCGGCTGGTTCCTGCCCGCAATCAAGCGCCACAGAAATGTACTGATTCAAGTGTTACTTGCATCCTTCGTGGTGCAATTGTTTAGCTTAGCAAATCCACTGCTGATTCAGATCATTATTGACAAAGTCATTAATCAACGCAGTTTAGATACTTTGCAAGTATTGGGCTTAGCCCTTGTTGTTGTCACTGTCTTGGAAGGTTTGTTAAGCACTCTTCGAACATTTCTATTTACTGAAACAACAAATCGAATCGACCTTCGCCTTGGGTCAGAAGTTATTGATCATCTTTTGCGATTACCACTGGGGTATTTCGACAGGAGACCTGTGGGTGAATTGGGAACCAGAATCGGAGAAATGGAGAAAATAAGAAACTTTCTGACGGGTCAAGCCTTAACCACGGTTATAGATGCGGCATTTTCGGTGATTTACATCATCGTAATGGCTTTATATAGTTGGTTACTAACTTTAGTGGCATTAGCAGTTATACCGATACAAGTTTTCATCACTGTACTCGGAGCTCCATTGTTCCGTCGTCAATACCGTCAAGCAGCTCAAGAAAATGCAAAGACACAAAGTCACCTCGTTGAAGTGTTAACTGGTATACAAACAGTGAAAGCACAAAACGTTGAAGTTGTAAGTCGGTGGAAGTGGCAAGAAATGTATCACACTTATATCAACCGCACCTTTGAGAAAAAAATAACTGGCACCCTCCTAAGTCAAACAAGTCAAGTCCTGCAAAAATTATCACAACTATTGGTACTTTGGGTAGGAGCAACACTTGTTCTTCAAGGGGATTTGTCACTTGGACAACTCATAGCTTTCAGAATCATTTCGGGATACGTTACACAACCAATTCTAAGATTATCAAATATTTGGCAAAGCATACAAGAATTGAAGGTAAGCTTTGAAAGACTTGCAGATGTTGTGGATACTCCGCAAGAGTCAAACGAAGAAGATCAGAAAAAAATTCCTCTTCCGCCAATTAACGGATCAGTAAGGTTTGAAAATTTAGATTTTAGGTTTGGTCCTGCCAAACCATTAATACTCAAGAATATCAATTTAGATATCCGCCAAGGCATGTTTGTGGGAGTCGTTGGTCAAAGCGGGAGTGGAAAGAGTACACTTATGAAACTTCTACCCAGGCTTTACTCACCTGAGAATGGAAGAATACTTATTGACGGTTATGATATTGATAAAACAGAACTTTATTCACTCCGTAGACAAATTGGAATCGTGCCGCAAGACCCACTATTATTTAGTGGAAGCGTAAGTGACAATATTGCGCTCACAGACCCTGAAGCAAGTTCTGATGAAATCGTTCAGGCAGCGCAGTTAGCATGCGCCCATGAATTCATTATGGAACTCCCTACTGGATACAGCACAGATGTTGGTGAACGTGGAGGCGCACTCAGTGGCGGCCAACGGCAACGGATTGCTATCGCAAGAACTCTTTTGAGTAACCCAAAACTCCTAGTCATGGATGAAGCAACGAGTGCACTTGATTACGACACAGAAAGAAGAGTTTGCGAAAGGTTGCGCTCATCACTCATTCATTCAACTGTATTCTTTATTACGCACCGCTTATCAACCATTCGTCGTGCAGATCTGATTGTGATGATGCACCAAGGTGTCGTTGTTGAACAAGGAACTCATGATGAGCTCATTGATCTACGTGGAAGATATTATGCCCTATACTGCCAGCAGGAGAAGAATTAA
- a CDS encoding HlyD family secretion protein, which yields MKKSSSIVQKAQAAIEKRSKINDDSQAIRPSNLWLRATTWTLMGTAFIAVMFLGFAQTEEIIVVTGQLKPEGDVKDVQVPLGGVVDEILVKEGEKVEAGQVLIRLDSEATVDFEKNIIESITLKQLQISLKKEELRQYLLLNDTQQNVLNKNLLLQRDILKRFSVLESEGAGSELQLLQQSDKVEQVAGELQKTIVDREMQQSVISQQIQQILSELTSLRSKLKEQSVNLRYQVIKAPIAGIIFDFKPQGVGFVAKTSEPVMKIVPLNRLEAQVEIPSSDIGFVKVGQQADLSIDSFPASDFGALEGSITSIGSDALPPDQSKARSDYSFPATIELNSQKLNVKNGRSLPLQVGMTLSANIKLRQVSYLQLLIGKFKDKTDSLREI from the coding sequence ATGAAAAAATCCTCTTCAATTGTGCAAAAAGCACAAGCAGCCATAGAGAAACGTTCGAAAATCAATGACGATAGTCAAGCTATTAGGCCATCTAACCTTTGGTTAAGAGCAACAACCTGGACATTAATGGGTACAGCCTTTATCGCAGTTATGTTTCTAGGATTTGCCCAAACAGAAGAAATTATTGTGGTTACCGGACAACTGAAGCCAGAGGGAGATGTAAAAGATGTTCAAGTCCCATTAGGTGGAGTTGTTGATGAGATATTAGTTAAAGAAGGTGAGAAAGTGGAAGCAGGTCAAGTTTTGATTCGTCTTGATTCGGAAGCAACAGTTGACTTCGAAAAAAACATCATTGAATCAATTACATTAAAGCAACTTCAAATTTCACTCAAAAAAGAAGAGTTGCGTCAGTACTTACTATTAAACGATACTCAACAAAATGTTTTAAACAAGAATCTGCTGTTGCAGAGAGACATTTTAAAGCGTTTTTCAGTATTGGAGTCGGAAGGAGCAGGGTCAGAGCTTCAGCTACTTCAGCAAAGTGACAAGGTGGAACAAGTAGCAGGTGAACTCCAGAAAACAATCGTAGACCGTGAGATGCAACAATCTGTGATTAGCCAACAAATCCAGCAGATTCTAAGCGAGCTAACATCGCTGAGAAGTAAACTAAAAGAACAGTCAGTCAATCTACGCTACCAGGTCATCAAGGCTCCAATAGCCGGGATTATCTTTGATTTCAAACCTCAAGGAGTTGGGTTTGTAGCAAAAACCAGTGAACCTGTAATGAAGATAGTTCCGTTGAATCGACTTGAAGCGCAAGTTGAAATACCTAGCAGTGACATAGGTTTTGTTAAGGTAGGCCAACAAGCTGATCTTAGTATTGACTCATTTCCCGCATCAGATTTTGGCGCTCTAGAAGGTTCTATAACTAGCATCGGATCAGATGCTCTTCCACCCGACCAATCCAAGGCAAGAAGTGATTATAGTTTTCCAGCAACAATCGAACTTAACAGCCAAAAATTAAATGTTAAGAATGGGCGTAGTTTGCCATTGCAAGTAGGAATGACCTTGAGTGCTAACATCAAGCTTCGCCAAGTAAGCTATCTTCAGCTATTAATAGGGAAATTCAAGGACAAAACTGACTCTCTACGGGAAATCTAA